The proteins below are encoded in one region of Paenisporosarcina cavernae:
- a CDS encoding LysM peptidoglycan-binding domain-containing protein, with product MKVHEEGVEINMLHHSMNVSSYTIQPGDTYWELAQRYNLSVHDIVAVNPRVNPCALYVGQMIYLPISLSSSKCLCAAEVELKENMRSLWEEHVAWTRMTIISMVFNLPDVDMVTARLLQNATDMGNLLRPLYGDQIADMYSALIREHLEIAGDLVKAALEGNEQEATTAETNWYLNADQVASFLHHINPFISESEFRTMFYRHLQLTKMEAVLMMNKDYQKGIAEYDTIQEQALGMSDTITAAIVKQFPLIFSQC from the coding sequence ATGAAAGTTCATGAAGAAGGAGTAGAAATTAATATGCTTCATCACTCGATGAATGTTTCTAGTTATACCATCCAACCCGGAGATACTTACTGGGAGTTAGCACAGCGATATAATCTTTCCGTGCATGATATTGTCGCGGTAAATCCTAGAGTAAATCCTTGTGCTTTATATGTTGGGCAAATGATTTATTTACCCATTTCCTTAAGTTCTAGCAAATGTTTATGCGCAGCCGAGGTAGAGCTAAAAGAAAACATGCGTAGTCTTTGGGAAGAGCACGTTGCGTGGACGAGAATGACAATTATCAGTATGGTATTTAACCTACCTGATGTTGACATGGTAACTGCTCGGTTGCTTCAAAATGCTACAGACATGGGAAATTTACTGAGACCTTTATATGGAGATCAAATCGCAGATATGTACAGTGCATTAATTCGAGAGCACTTAGAAATAGCTGGTGATCTTGTGAAGGCCGCTCTAGAGGGGAATGAACAGGAAGCTACTACTGCCGAAACAAACTGGTATCTCAATGCGGATCAAGTCGCTTCTTTCTTACATCACATTAATCCTTTCATTTCGGAAAGTGAATTTCGCACGATGTTTTACCGCCACTTACAGTTAACAAAAATGGAAGCTGTGTTGATGATGAATAAAGACTATCAAAAAGGGATTGCCGAATATGACACAATTCAAGAACAGGCTCTGGGGATGTCAGACACTATTACCGCTGCCATTGTAAAACAGTTCCCGCTTATTTTTAGTCAGTGTTAG
- a CDS encoding ABC transporter ATP-binding protein — protein sequence MTEFKEKVLSLDNLTMKYDNKIVLNGINLDVHQGEIIGYIGPNGAGKSTTVKIMLGLVEGYRGTVEIFGQDIANGDISYKKKIGYVPENAELYETLTPREYLTFSGELYGLDRKVAEEKAHELMKNFELDHVFDSRISSFSKGMKQKVLIISSLLHDPVLLFFDEPLSGLDANSMLVVKEMIALLAAQGKTIFYSSHIMDVVEKISTRIILLVNGNVVADGTFAELVSKSEQGSLEEIFNQLTGFNDHQQIAERLVRTMAGGSKHE from the coding sequence ATGACTGAATTTAAAGAGAAAGTACTATCATTAGATAATCTAACGATGAAATATGACAATAAAATTGTACTAAATGGCATAAATCTAGATGTGCATCAAGGTGAGATAATTGGCTATATTGGACCAAACGGCGCAGGGAAAAGCACGACGGTTAAAATCATGCTAGGTCTTGTGGAAGGATATCGAGGAACGGTAGAGATTTTCGGACAAGATATTGCTAATGGAGACATTTCGTATAAGAAAAAAATCGGCTATGTTCCGGAGAATGCAGAGTTATATGAAACACTTACACCACGAGAGTATCTAACCTTTTCTGGAGAATTATATGGACTTGACCGCAAAGTGGCAGAAGAAAAAGCACATGAGTTAATGAAAAATTTTGAGTTAGATCACGTGTTTGATAGCCGTATTTCCTCCTTTTCCAAAGGAATGAAACAAAAAGTGCTCATTATATCGAGTCTATTGCATGATCCAGTGTTATTATTTTTCGATGAACCACTTAGTGGTCTCGATGCAAACAGTATGTTAGTAGTGAAAGAAATGATTGCTCTACTTGCTGCACAAGGAAAAACCATTTTTTACTCTTCACACATTATGGATGTAGTCGAGAAGATTAGTACACGAATCATTTTATTAGTGAACGGGAATGTTGTAGCAGATGGAACGTTCGCAGAGCTAGTCTCGAAAAGTGAACAAGGATCATTAGAAGAAATATTTAATCAGTTAACTGGTTTTAATGATCACCAGCAGATTGCCGAGCGTCTTGTTCGTACAATGGCTGGAGGAAGTAAGCATGAATGA
- a CDS encoding TerC family protein, whose protein sequence is MDAHFFGILLEIVLINIVLSGDNAVVIALASRKLSEDKRKKAIFIGTIGALGLRVVLTFAAVYLLEIPFVEIIGGLLLLYIAFDLIKSANDDPDLHSSTSLFGAIRTIIFADLVMSLDNVLAIAGAAEGSIVLIVIGLAISVPLIIFGSQLIMNLMDKYPLLVWIGSAIIAYTAGKMMVDDKYGHLFVERTWPVLEYIIPIAFVLLIVGLGNLVNKRKQKEVIAS, encoded by the coding sequence ATGGACGCACATTTCTTCGGAATATTACTCGAAATTGTATTGATTAATATCGTACTAAGTGGCGATAATGCAGTAGTTATTGCGCTTGCTAGTAGGAAATTATCGGAAGATAAACGAAAAAAAGCCATTTTCATTGGAACAATTGGTGCTTTGGGACTGCGAGTGGTACTTACCTTTGCAGCAGTCTATCTGTTAGAAATTCCTTTTGTCGAGATTATTGGCGGACTGTTATTGCTGTATATCGCGTTTGATTTAATCAAATCGGCGAATGACGATCCGGATTTACACTCCTCTACCTCGCTTTTTGGAGCGATTCGTACGATTATTTTTGCTGACTTAGTGATGAGTTTGGATAATGTACTAGCAATTGCAGGCGCTGCAGAAGGAAGCATTGTCTTAATTGTCATTGGACTAGCTATAAGCGTGCCACTCATTATTTTTGGTAGCCAACTTATCATGAATTTAATGGATAAATATCCGTTACTCGTGTGGATTGGATCGGCAATCATTGCCTATACCGCTGGTAAAATGATGGTCGATGATAAATATGGTCATCTGTTTGTAGAACGCACTTGGCCAGTATTGGAATATATTATCCCCATTGCTTTTGTTTTATTAATTGTTGGATTAGGTAATCTCGTCAACAAAAGAAAGCAAAAAGAAGTAATTGCTTCATAA
- a CDS encoding sensor domain-containing diguanylate cyclase has product MVALQELKMYRNFDELASDVLELAKEILPDKLIYLTSFSENQQIILKMSDGNTKILLSEGQVIPIHETVCNRIDFEKRQPLVFPDISKDTCPVDLRTIMKEAKIHSYLGIPIALLNGENFGTLCVAHHEVSEFDDKSIALLQKIARMFSYYLDLERVAFKDSLTNLYNRHYLSKHFEDYSKNGGMIFFLDLDGFKKVNDVHGHDVGDRVLKEVAAKLHQFVENEKECFAVRLGGDEFIVHFSHITSEEEMKNRAEKVLGVLSEWESGFPLSTSIGIAHYSPNSTISLHDVLKRADNALYLAKAAGKNRYQVACL; this is encoded by the coding sequence ATGGTAGCTTTACAAGAGTTGAAGATGTATCGAAATTTTGATGAGCTTGCTAGTGATGTGTTAGAACTTGCGAAAGAAATTTTGCCGGATAAATTGATTTATTTAACTTCATTTAGTGAAAACCAACAAATTATTCTTAAAATGTCGGATGGGAATACGAAGATTTTGTTGTCGGAAGGACAAGTAATTCCAATTCATGAAACGGTATGTAATCGAATTGATTTTGAAAAAAGACAGCCTTTAGTGTTTCCGGATATTTCAAAGGACACGTGTCCAGTGGATCTACGAACTATCATGAAAGAAGCAAAGATACATTCGTATTTGGGAATTCCTATTGCGTTACTTAATGGAGAGAATTTTGGGACATTATGTGTTGCGCATCATGAAGTAAGCGAGTTTGACGACAAGAGTATCGCGCTACTTCAAAAAATCGCAAGGATGTTTTCGTATTATTTGGATTTGGAGCGAGTGGCGTTTAAAGACTCATTAACCAACTTATACAATCGACACTATCTTTCTAAACATTTCGAGGACTATTCGAAAAATGGAGGAATGATTTTCTTTCTCGATCTAGATGGCTTTAAAAAAGTAAATGATGTCCATGGACATGATGTTGGAGACCGTGTGTTGAAAGAAGTTGCGGCAAAACTCCATCAGTTTGTAGAAAATGAGAAAGAATGTTTTGCTGTTCGGTTGGGTGGAGATGAGTTCATCGTGCATTTCTCTCACATTACGAGCGAAGAAGAAATGAAAAATCGAGCAGAAAAAGTGTTAGGCGTGTTAAGTGAGTGGGAGTCGGGATTTCCGCTCTCTACGAGTATTGGCATTGCACATTATTCACCCAACAGCACGATTTCTTTACATGATGTGTTGAAACGTGCGGATAATGCACTTTATCTAGCTAAAGCAGCAGGGAAGAATAGGTATCAAGTAGCTTGTTTATAA
- a CDS encoding ArsR/SmtB family transcription factor, which produces MAQPAIDVFRACIPLFQTFADPARQDIILLLAEHDTLSVNEIADQSVLTRPAVSHHLKILKDNGLVQMEKKGTQRYYSLSLEASVEQLKELIHIVEEDCIL; this is translated from the coding sequence ATGGCTCAACCAGCAATAGACGTATTTAGAGCGTGTATTCCACTCTTTCAAACATTTGCCGATCCAGCAAGACAAGACATCATCTTGTTGTTGGCAGAACATGACACACTAAGCGTCAATGAAATTGCAGATCAATCCGTTTTAACAAGACCTGCTGTCTCCCATCACTTAAAGATATTAAAAGACAACGGACTCGTACAAATGGAGAAAAAAGGAACGCAGAGATATTACTCTCTATCCCTTGAAGCAAGTGTTGAACAACTAAAAGAATTAATACACATCGTGGAAGAGGATTGTATTTTATAG
- a CDS encoding SDR family NAD(P)-dependent oxidoreductase: MKQTALITGATSGLGYEFVQLFAKDNYDLILVARNEEKLEAIKSEFPHISVTTISADLSQPGSVRAVVNDINSKGLHVNALVNNAGFGLLGKFEELNIEKQLEMIHLNISALTELTHAFLPQMIRQKSGKIMNVASTAAFQPGPLMAVYYATKAYVLSFSEALVEELKDTGVTVTTLCPGATKTNFGAVANVEKTKMFSSAMEAPTVATLGYEGMQKGKRVIITGSSNKIGATVAKFLPRSVGAKVAKYVAGEK, translated from the coding sequence ATGAAACAAACTGCCTTAATTACAGGTGCTACAAGCGGGTTAGGCTATGAATTTGTTCAATTATTTGCGAAAGATAACTATGACCTCATTTTAGTCGCTCGAAATGAAGAAAAATTAGAAGCGATCAAATCAGAGTTTCCGCATATAAGCGTTACGACGATTTCTGCGGATCTATCGCAACCTGGTTCCGTGAGAGCAGTGGTTAACGACATCAACAGTAAAGGGCTTCATGTTAATGCCTTAGTAAATAATGCAGGATTTGGTTTGTTAGGTAAGTTCGAAGAGTTAAATATTGAAAAGCAACTAGAAATGATTCACTTAAACATTTCCGCGCTTACCGAGTTAACACATGCTTTCTTACCGCAGATGATTCGTCAAAAATCAGGAAAAATAATGAACGTTGCGAGCACTGCAGCTTTTCAACCAGGTCCTTTGATGGCCGTCTATTATGCGACGAAAGCATACGTCCTTTCCTTCTCAGAAGCACTGGTGGAAGAACTGAAAGACACGGGAGTAACTGTTACAACACTTTGTCCTGGCGCTACTAAAACCAATTTTGGTGCTGTCGCAAATGTGGAAAAAACGAAAATGTTTAGCAGTGCCATGGAAGCACCTACAGTTGCCACTCTAGGATATGAAGGCATGCAAAAAGGAAAGCGTGTCATCATTACGGGAAGCTCGAACAAAATTGGAGCCACTGTCGCTAAATTCTTACCTCGAAGTGTCGGTGCCAAAGTTGCGAAGTATGTAGCCGGAGAAAAATAA
- a CDS encoding DEAD/DEAH box helicase encodes MNTKTFNDYPLSEEITRALSVLRYNTPTEVQQKVIPLAIENLDLVVKAQTGSGKTAAFGIPVAHLIAWDVKNPQVLVLTPTRELAVQVRDDMTNIGRFKRLNALALYGKEPFAKQKDELKQKTHIVVGTPGRVKDHIDRETLVLDDIKYLIIDEADEMLNRGFLEEVEGIIRELPSARVTMLFSATLPTDIESLCHRYMNDPIHVEVESTGVTADTIEHVLMEVKEEHKMSLLKNVTVVENPDSCLIFCRTKENVDTVYAELEDAGYTCERLHGGLEQEDRFAIMEGFKMGNFRYLVATDVAARGIDIDNVSLVVNYDVPMEKESYVHRTGRTGRAGNKGKAITFKTPYEDKFMRAIENYIGFTLEVSDAPSPEDVAKGTADFNEKVNRRRAVKNNRTARINQDIMKLHFSGGKKKKIRAVDFVGTITNIPGVTAEDIGIIKILDNMSYVDILNGKGSLVIEAMENMTIKGKKLKVSKAHK; translated from the coding sequence ATGAATACAAAAACGTTTAACGATTATCCATTAAGTGAGGAAATCACTCGAGCTCTCTCCGTTTTAAGATACAATACGCCAACGGAAGTCCAACAAAAGGTGATTCCACTAGCAATAGAGAATCTAGATTTAGTTGTCAAAGCACAAACGGGGAGTGGGAAAACTGCCGCTTTTGGTATTCCAGTTGCTCATTTAATCGCTTGGGATGTAAAGAATCCTCAAGTCCTCGTGCTGACACCAACGAGAGAACTTGCGGTTCAAGTGCGCGATGATATGACGAATATCGGTCGATTCAAACGACTAAACGCACTCGCTCTTTACGGGAAAGAACCGTTCGCAAAACAAAAAGATGAATTGAAACAGAAAACGCATATTGTGGTGGGAACTCCTGGGCGAGTGAAGGACCACATTGATCGCGAGACACTCGTGCTAGATGATATCAAGTATCTTATTATTGACGAAGCAGACGAAATGTTAAACCGAGGCTTTTTAGAAGAAGTAGAAGGAATTATACGTGAGCTACCGAGTGCACGCGTCACGATGTTATTTTCTGCGACGTTACCAACAGATATTGAAAGTCTTTGCCACCGCTATATGAACGATCCAATTCACGTCGAGGTGGAGTCAACTGGCGTGACGGCGGATACAATTGAACATGTTCTAATGGAAGTAAAAGAAGAGCACAAGATGTCATTACTTAAAAATGTCACCGTTGTGGAGAATCCGGATAGCTGTTTAATCTTTTGTCGCACAAAAGAAAATGTCGATACGGTGTATGCGGAACTAGAAGATGCAGGCTACACGTGTGAACGATTACACGGAGGGCTTGAGCAAGAGGATCGCTTTGCCATTATGGAAGGCTTCAAAATGGGCAACTTCCGTTATTTAGTTGCGACGGACGTTGCAGCAAGAGGAATCGATATCGATAATGTGAGCCTTGTCGTCAACTACGACGTGCCGATGGAAAAAGAGAGTTATGTCCATCGTACTGGTCGTACCGGTCGTGCTGGGAATAAAGGAAAAGCAATCACGTTCAAAACACCATACGAAGACAAGTTCATGCGAGCGATTGAGAATTATATTGGCTTTACCCTTGAAGTGAGCGATGCACCAAGTCCGGAAGACGTCGCAAAAGGAACAGCCGATTTTAACGAGAAAGTAAATCGAAGACGAGCAGTGAAAAATAACCGTACTGCTCGAATTAACCAAGACATTATGAAACTTCACTTTAGTGGCGGGAAAAAGAAAAAGATTCGTGCCGTCGACTTCGTTGGAACAATCACGAATATTCCTGGTGTGACCGCTGAAGACATTGGCATTATCAAAATTCTCGACAACATGTCCTACGTCGATATTTTGAATGGCAAAGGTTCTCTAGTAATTGAAGCCATGGAGAACATGACGATTAAAGGGAAGAAATTGAAAGTAAGCAAAGCACATAAATAA
- a CDS encoding CPBP family intramembrane glutamic endopeptidase: protein MAKLILQLIGPTIMILIGLIVLKNVPITFGLFYGWLAVFSFYHHKKKPSPKWGSTQKSVLLGIISGLLCLISIYGSVYLLQESVFDLSELKELLVEWNFTGSMVIWLVLFLIFINPILEELYWRDYMFGKLVSKVGAGKSITITAFFYSLYHLLSVYFLFSFPFNFIAVVAVFIAGIMWGYFRFKTNSIVAPIFSHAIADLGIMLVYLHFVM, encoded by the coding sequence ATGGCAAAACTAATTTTACAATTAATAGGACCTACAATTATGATACTGATTGGTTTAATCGTACTGAAAAATGTGCCCATTACATTTGGTTTATTTTACGGATGGTTAGCCGTTTTTTCGTTTTACCATCACAAGAAAAAACCTTCACCAAAATGGGGAAGTACACAGAAATCGGTTCTTCTTGGAATCATAAGTGGGTTACTCTGTCTCATTTCCATTTACGGCTCGGTCTATTTACTGCAGGAATCCGTGTTTGATTTGTCCGAGCTGAAAGAACTGCTGGTGGAGTGGAATTTTACTGGTTCAATGGTCATTTGGCTCGTGCTCTTTTTGATTTTCATTAATCCGATATTAGAAGAGCTTTACTGGCGGGATTACATGTTTGGAAAGCTAGTAAGCAAAGTTGGAGCAGGAAAATCTATTACAATAACCGCTTTTTTCTATAGCTTGTACCACTTGTTGTCTGTCTATTTTCTTTTTAGTTTTCCATTCAACTTCATTGCAGTAGTGGCTGTTTTTATTGCGGGAATCATGTGGGGGTACTTTCGATTTAAAACAAACTCTATTGTGGCGCCAATATTTAGTCACGCAATCGCCGATTTAGGTATCATGCTTGTGTACCTTCATTTTGTGATGTAA
- a CDS encoding sigma-70 family RNA polymerase sigma factor, with translation MENLSVAGVMAKEKREEILSELMHEYGDDLKRIAFLYLNDLTESEDIMQEVFITCFHQLHTFKGDSSYKTWLIRITINKCKDYKKRWSFRNIYYRKSVPELVLMSYDHSYQQDGELIEFISQLSPKYKEVLILHYYEDMTMNEISKILSLSINTIKSRLLRAKEALHKKLERNERDGSI, from the coding sequence ATGGAGAATTTGAGTGTTGCAGGGGTCATGGCAAAAGAAAAGCGAGAGGAAATCTTATCCGAATTGATGCATGAGTATGGCGATGATCTGAAAAGAATTGCCTTTTTGTATTTGAATGATTTAACAGAGAGTGAAGATATTATGCAAGAGGTTTTTATCACGTGCTTTCATCAATTACATACTTTTAAAGGAGATTCCTCCTACAAAACTTGGCTAATTCGAATAACGATTAATAAATGCAAAGATTATAAGAAAAGATGGAGTTTCAGAAATATTTATTACCGAAAATCAGTACCAGAGCTAGTACTAATGTCTTACGATCATTCATATCAGCAAGACGGTGAGCTCATCGAGTTTATCTCGCAGTTGTCTCCAAAATACAAAGAAGTCCTTATTCTCCATTATTATGAGGATATGACCATGAACGAAATTAGTAAGATATTAAGCCTTAGTATTAATACGATTAAGTCACGATTACTTCGTGCAAAAGAAGCGTTACATAAGAAACTAGAAAGGAATGAGCGCGATGGATCCATTTGA
- a CDS encoding DUF378 domain-containing protein, whose amino-acid sequence MSIVSRIALALLIVGGLNWGLIGLFQYDLVASIFGGQDSFLSRLVYDLVGLSALVCLGLLFKPSAELETSRRGQTRYSNPNLQTEFAEEFYLDKDQMREKK is encoded by the coding sequence ATGAGCATTGTTTCACGAATTGCGTTAGCACTACTTATTGTTGGGGGACTAAATTGGGGCTTAATCGGATTATTTCAATATGACTTAGTCGCGTCCATTTTTGGTGGACAAGATTCTTTCTTATCTCGATTGGTCTATGATTTGGTGGGATTAAGTGCACTCGTTTGTTTAGGGTTATTATTTAAACCGAGTGCCGAATTGGAAACGTCAAGAAGAGGTCAAACACGCTATTCCAATCCTAATTTACAAACAGAATTCGCAGAAGAATTTTATTTAGATAAGGATCAAATGAGAGAGAAGAAATAA
- a CDS encoding staygreen family protein, with protein sequence MSTFNPDKLFVEYRDGVTPTQPIIPRHYTLTHSDITAELFLTIGFRFAEDKITQMRDEVLGEWKLVNDHYVYHVYLEIDAQFNLPMASIRNAVFRRELPLALQAIRYGDRKFFRVHSFLDYSPILIHFNSTYPSLQTTEYWGTFAMYTYSPS encoded by the coding sequence TTGAGTACGTTTAACCCCGATAAACTTTTCGTCGAATATAGAGATGGTGTGACGCCGACACAGCCAATCATTCCTAGGCATTATACATTGACACATTCGGATATCACGGCAGAATTGTTTTTAACAATAGGGTTTCGATTTGCAGAGGATAAAATTACGCAGATGAGAGATGAAGTACTTGGTGAATGGAAATTAGTCAATGATCATTATGTGTATCATGTATATTTGGAGATTGATGCTCAATTTAATTTACCTATGGCATCCATACGAAATGCTGTCTTTCGACGGGAACTTCCACTTGCTTTACAAGCAATTCGTTATGGCGATCGGAAATTTTTCCGAGTCCACTCTTTTTTGGATTACTCCCCCATTCTCATTCACTTTAACTCGACCTACCCTTCGCTACAAACGACCGAGTACTGGGGAACATTCGCTATGTACACGTATAGCCCTTCATGA
- the sstT gene encoding serine/threonine transporter SstT, whose product MKRLLSKWNSISLVKQIVLGLIIGIVLAVTIPDIAKPVALFGTLFVGALKAVAPILVLFLVISAIAQHKQGQKTNMKTIIGLYFVGTFVAALVAVVVSFLFPVSLTLTEGAEELVAPGGVVEVLKNLLLNVVDNPVHALMNANYIGILAWAVLIGLALKHAAETTKTGIANIADAISTIVTWIIKFAPLGILGLVFESITANGLESLLGYGKLLLVLLGCMVIIALVVNPLIVYLFIRQNPYPLVVKCLKDSGITAFFTRSSAANIPVNMKICEELGLHKDSYSVSIPLGATINMAGAAVTISVMTLAAVHTLDIQVDFATAIILSVLAAVSAAGASGVAGGSLLLIPLAASLFGIPNDIAMQIVAVGFIIGVLQDSFETALNSSTDVLFTAAAEFREWRKDGKKIDI is encoded by the coding sequence ATGAAGCGTTTACTGTCAAAATGGAACTCAATTAGTTTAGTCAAACAAATCGTGCTCGGTCTGATTATCGGAATTGTACTTGCAGTCACGATTCCAGACATTGCAAAACCAGTCGCTCTTTTTGGAACGTTATTTGTTGGTGCGTTGAAAGCAGTCGCTCCAATTTTAGTATTATTCCTTGTCATTTCTGCCATCGCGCAACATAAACAAGGGCAAAAAACAAACATGAAGACAATCATTGGCCTCTATTTCGTTGGAACGTTTGTCGCAGCACTTGTGGCAGTGGTCGTGAGCTTTTTATTCCCCGTCAGCTTGACACTAACAGAAGGAGCAGAGGAACTTGTAGCTCCTGGTGGTGTTGTGGAAGTGTTAAAAAATTTACTCCTCAACGTGGTCGATAACCCCGTTCACGCCCTAATGAATGCTAACTATATCGGAATTCTAGCATGGGCTGTTCTAATCGGACTTGCGTTAAAGCATGCAGCAGAAACTACAAAAACCGGTATTGCAAATATTGCCGATGCCATTTCCACTATCGTAACGTGGATTATAAAGTTTGCACCACTTGGAATTTTAGGATTAGTATTTGAGTCCATCACCGCAAATGGACTAGAATCACTACTTGGGTACGGAAAACTTTTACTCGTGTTACTCGGATGCATGGTCATCATTGCGTTAGTAGTGAATCCACTTATTGTGTATTTATTCATTCGTCAAAATCCGTATCCGCTAGTAGTTAAATGCTTAAAAGATAGTGGAATCACGGCATTCTTCACAAGAAGTTCAGCCGCAAACATTCCCGTGAACATGAAAATTTGTGAAGAGTTAGGGTTACATAAAGATTCTTACTCTGTGTCCATTCCGTTAGGAGCAACGATTAATATGGCCGGAGCTGCTGTGACGATTTCCGTCATGACGCTTGCCGCGGTTCACACATTAGACATCCAAGTCGACTTTGCGACCGCCATTATTCTAAGTGTACTTGCGGCAGTCAGTGCTGCCGGAGCTTCCGGGGTTGCAGGTGGATCACTACTCTTAATTCCACTTGCCGCAAGTCTTTTCGGTATTCCAAACGACATCGCCATGCAAATCGTGGCAGTCGGATTTATCATCGGAGTACTTCAAGACTCCTTTGAAACAGCACTCAATTCCTCTACAGACGTTCTCTTTACTGCAGCTGCAGAATTCCGAGAATGGCGTAAAGATGGCAAAAAAATTGATATCTAA
- a CDS encoding ABC transporter permease produces the protein MIHLAKRVILQTLNDKRSIMMILFAPLLILTLVYFLLSDSDYIPIVAIDTSTTPAKLVEALQNEALTIESISSDEANSPETYLQQYDQVDAVLTLSSPTEGTISLVEPSTKATQTLQTIQQALSKVSPSANLKRTFLFGNEEQSTFDNLGYVFLALFSFFLVFIISAMALVRERTGGTLERLLMTPIKRLEVILGYIMGYGVFAIIQSVLLVVYAIYVLNLSLAGNIGWVVLTMVLLAVTAVSFGATISVFADSELQVVQMIPFTIIPQVFFSGLIPLDLIPFHLGYLAYTMPIFYGATAIKEVMVYGEGIAGIWGYLVGLLVYTTVLILLNTRVLKKFREL, from the coding sequence ATGATCCATTTAGCGAAGCGTGTCATTCTTCAGACCCTTAATGACAAACGGAGTATTATGATGATTTTGTTTGCGCCACTGCTCATCTTAACGCTCGTCTATTTCTTATTAAGTGACTCTGACTATATCCCTATTGTCGCGATCGACACGTCTACTACTCCAGCAAAACTCGTGGAAGCCTTACAGAACGAAGCGCTCACGATTGAATCGATTTCGAGTGATGAAGCAAACTCGCCAGAAACGTATCTCCAACAATATGATCAAGTCGATGCAGTACTGACGCTTTCTTCTCCAACAGAAGGTACCATTTCGCTTGTGGAACCATCAACGAAAGCAACACAAACGCTGCAAACGATTCAACAAGCTCTAAGTAAGGTCAGTCCTTCGGCGAATCTCAAGCGTACGTTTCTTTTTGGGAATGAAGAGCAGTCGACTTTTGACAATCTAGGCTATGTATTTCTCGCATTATTCTCTTTTTTCTTAGTATTTATCATATCTGCGATGGCACTTGTTCGAGAACGAACAGGAGGGACACTCGAGAGGCTATTAATGACGCCGATCAAACGTCTAGAGGTCATTCTCGGGTACATCATGGGATACGGAGTTTTCGCCATTATTCAGAGTGTCTTACTCGTGGTATACGCCATTTATGTCCTGAACTTATCACTAGCTGGCAATATCGGATGGGTTGTCTTAACGATGGTGTTATTAGCCGTGACGGCCGTATCCTTCGGAGCGACTATTTCCGTCTTTGCTGACTCGGAGTTACAAGTAGTCCAAATGATTCCATTTACGATTATTCCGCAAGTCTTTTTCTCTGGATTAATTCCGCTCGATTTAATCCCGTTCCATCTTGGTTATTTAGCATACACGATGCCGATCTTTTATGGTGCCACTGCGATAAAAGAAGTAATGGTCTATGGAGAAGGAATTGCTGGCATTTGGGGATATCTTGTCGGACTTCTCGTTTACACAACTGTTTTAATTCTTCTCAACACCCGCGTCTTAAAGAAATTTAGAGAACTTTAA